Part of the Sandaracinaceae bacterium genome, CGCTGCTCCCGGTGCTCGCGCTCGCCGACGCGTTCGACGTGACGCACGCAGGCGCCGATCCGTCGCTGTGGCACGGAGACGCGGCGGGACACGCCGTGCGCGCGGTGGCGGTGTGCGCGACGTGCGGCGAGGTGGTGCACGCCCGCGACGTGACCGCCAGCTATCCCGACGACCTCGCGGACGAGAGCGCGACCGACGCGGACGGGGCGCCCACGCGAGGACGCGCCACTCGGGCACGGAGCACCCGCAAGCCGCTCTGGCGCGCACGTGAGGTGCTGGAAGACGCATGGGCAGCCAAGGTCGTGGCCGCGCTGTTCATGGGCGAGCAGCGCTTCACGGGCCTCGTCGAAGCGACCCAGGCGGCGCCCAACATCGTCAGCGAACGACTGCAGCGCCTAACCGACGCGCAGCTGGTGCGGGGTGGCCCCGCGTATCAGCTCAGCCCCCGCGGCCTCGCCCTCTACCCGCTCGTGGTCGCGCTCATCGCCTATGGGGACGCGCGACGCGGGCACCCGTCGCTGGCCCTCACGCACCGGTGCGGGGCCGCGCTCCGCCTGCGACTGCGGTGCGCCAGCTGCGGCGAAGGGGTCTTGTCATCAAGCGTGAGTTTCGCTATGCAAGTTCCGCCATGCACGACACCAACCCGTACCTGAGCGGCAGCTTCGCCCCCATCGACGACGAGCGGCGCGTCGAGCACGAGGCGCTCGAGATCATCGGCGAGCTCCCGCGCGACCTGTGCGGGAGCTACCTGCGCAACGGGCCCAACCCGCGCTTCACGCCCCGTGGGCTGCACCACTGGTTCGACGGCGACGGCATGGTGCACGCGCTGCGCTTCGAGGACGGCCGGGCCACATACGAGAACCGCTACGTGCGGACCACCTGGTTCGAGCGTGAAGGGACGGCGGGCGAGTGCCTCTTCACCGGGCTGATGGAGCCCGTGCAGCACAACCCCCGGGGCGCCCCCTACAAAGACACGTCCAACACGGACATCCTCGCGTTCCGCGGCAAGGCGCAGACCTCGTGGTACATGGGCGGCGCCGCCTACGAGTTGGACCCGGTGTCGCTGCGCACGGAGGGCCCCATGCGCTACGGCGCGGAGCGCCCCGTCAAGCTCTCGGCGCACCCCAAGGTGGACCCGCGCACGGGCGAGCTGCACTTCTTCGACTACGGGCCGGTGGCCCCCTACATGCGCTACGGGGTGGTCAGCGCGGCGGGCGAGCTCACGCACCTGAGCGACATCGCGCTCGACGGTCCGCGCTTCCCCCACGACATGGCCCTCTCGGAGAAGCACGTGGTGGTGATGGACCCGCCCCTGCGCGTCAGCGAGAGGGCCAAGCGCGCGGGGCGCTGGGGGCTCGAGCTGCCGGCGGACACCCCCATGCGCTTCGGCGTGCTCCCGCACCACGGCCGCGGCGAGGACATCCACTGGTTCGAGGCGGAGCCCTGCTACGTCTACCACACCATCAACGCGTGGGAGGAAGGTGACACGCTCGTGTTGGTGGGCTGCCGCGTGCGCAACCCGCTGCCCCCCATCGACCCGGCCAACGGCATCTACGCGGTCATGATGGCCAACCTCACGATGAACGCCGAGCTCTACGAGTGGCGCTTCGACCTGCGCACGGGCGCGGTCCGGGAGCGCACGCTGGACGACCGCAACACGGAGTTCCCGTCGATGAACGTGGAGCAGCTCGGGCGGCCCACGCGCTACAGCTACAACATGCGCATCGCGCCCACGCCGACGCTGCGCTTCGACGGCGTGGTCAAGTACGACACCACGACGGGCGAGACCAGCGAGCACATGTTCGGCCCCGGCCGCTACGGCAGCGAGGCGCCCTTCGCGCCGGCGGACCCCAGCCGCGCGCAGCTCGCAGCGCACGAGGACGACGGATACCTCACGAGCTTCGTGCACGACGAGGGCACGGGTCGCAGCGAGGTGGTGGTGCTGCGCGCGCAGGACCTGGCCGCTGGGCCAGTGGCCCGGGTGTTGCTGCCACGGCGCGTGCCCCTCGGTTTCCACGCCTGCTGGGTCCCGACGGATCGCCGATGACGGTGTCGTCGGTGGGCTGCGGGAGGCTGCCCACCGACCCAGGGGACACGGCCGCTCGGCCGCTCGGGGCCGGGCCGCAGGTCGCCCGCGGCAGGTCGGGAGGACGCGCCTGGCGGGTCGCAGACGATCGCGTCCGACGCATCAGACCGGCAACTTTCTTGACACGCGGGGGTGAAATCCCGTAGCCCCACCCGGTGACTCTGCAGCTGGGATTCGACTTTGGCGCCTCCGACACGAGCCCCCTCGTGCCGCGCGCTGGGGTCCGCGACCGCGCCGTCGAGCCGCCATCGGCCCTCGCCGTGGCCGACCCGACGTCCGACCGCACTCCGGATGTGCCCGCGGGGCGCAGCACGAGCGCGCCGATGCCCTTCCTCCTGCGCAGCTCGGACCAGGCGCTCTCGCGGGCCGGTCAGCTCTCGGCTCACATCGCCAGCAGCCTACGTGAGCCCGTGCGCGTGGCGTTCACGGACAACCGCCGCACGATGCTCTCGGCGCGCCGCCGTGGGGGCAAGCTGGAGGTGCGTCTACACCACATGTTCCTCGAGGCGGACGAGGCCACGCTGGACGCCATCGGCGCCTACCTGGGTCACGCGGACCGCCGCGCCTCCATGCGCATCGACTCGTTCATCGCCGCGCGACACGACGTCATCCGGGGGAGCCAGCGGCGCAACACGCACATCCGGGTCGAGGGCGAGGTGCACGACCTGGTGGCCATGATGGACGACATCGTCGACCGCCACTTCGGCGGCGCCACCGAGGCTCGCATCACGTGGGGTCGCCGCGTGGCGGGCGTGCACCGCGGCCGGCGCCGCAAGAGCATCCAGCTGGGGACCTACTCGGCCGACGAGCGCCTCATCCGCATCCACCCCGTGCTCGACCAGGAGTGGGTGCCCGACTTCTACGTAGAGTCCGTCATCTTCCACGAACTGCTGCACCACGAGCTGGGCGCGGAGGAGAAGGACGGTCGCCGGTGCTTCCACACGCCGGAGTTCCGGCGGCGGGAGCGCGCGTTCGAGTGCTTTGCGCGAGCGCAGGTGTGGGAGAAGGAGAACCTCTCCCGCCTGCTGCGCGGCCACTGAGCACCCCGCCCGACCGCACGCGTGGCCCGGAGCGCGCGCCAGTGGCGTACCCCGCCCGACCACACGCGTGGCCCGGAGCGCGCCAGTGACGTACAAGTACGTCCCGTGACGTCGACCTCACCGCCCCTCGCGCCCGGCAGCCTGCCCCCACCCGACACCGCGCACGAGAGCGCGGCGCTCGCTACCGGAGACGCGGTCACGCCGGACACGCCCGCGTTGGCCCGCACGCTCCACAGGGAGCGTGAGTTCCGAGACAAGGCCGCCGCGCTGGGCAAGCTGAGCGAGCGCCTCAGCCTGCTGCGCTTGGTGAACTTCGTCACGGCCGTGGTGGGCGTCGCGAGCGCGTTCAACGGGGGTGGGTCGACGGGTGTTTCCCTCGCGCTGATCGGGACCGTCGGGTTCATGCTGTTGGTGATCGCGCACGCGCGCCTCCTGACGAGACAGCGAGCGGCCGAGCTGCGCGGGGACCTGCACCGAGATCACATTCTGCGGATGACGGGCCGCGCCGCCGAGCTTCCCGCGCCGCACGGCGGCCTCTTGCCGGGTGGCCACCCCTACGCGGTGGACGTCGACCTGGTGGGCCCCGCCAGCCTGCTGCAGCGCCTGGACTGCGCGCGCACGCTGCGCGGCACCAAGACGCTCGCCAAGTGGCTGGCCGAACCCGCCTCGGCGAGCGAGGTACAGGCGCGCCAGGGGGCCGTCCGTGAGCTCGCCGGCCTGCACGATTTCCGGCAAGAACTCGAGGCGGCCGGGAGGATCGCGGCGGGTGACGACCGGCTCGACGCCGGCCCGTTCCTGACCTTCACGAAGCGCACGCCAGGCGTGCTCGGGACGCCGCTGATGGCCGTCGCCCTGCTCTCGCCCCTCGCATTGCTGGGGGTGTACGTCGCCACGGAGTTCGGATTGCTCCCGGACGGTGTGTTCTGGGGTGCGGTCGCGCTGCAGTCCACGCTCGCGCTCGGACTGGCTGGGCGCTCGCACGCCGCGTTCGAGCTGATCGCCGCGCGCCGCGGCTACATCGAGGCATTCTCCGCGGCGCTGGTGTGCGTCGAGGAGGCGCGCTTCACGGACCTGCGCCTGCTGCAGCTGCACGCAGACGTCCACGCCGGCGACGCGCCCCCGTCGGCTTACATGCGAAGGCTCGACCGCTGGGCTGGGCTGGCCGAGTTCCGACACCAGTTCCCCGTACACTTCTTCGTCAACCTGCTGACCCTCTGGGACCTGAACGTCCTGCTCCAGCTGGAGCGCTGGAACCGGAGCGTGGGCGCCGAGCTGGAGCGGGTCTTCGCGGCGTTGGGCGAGCTCGAGGCGCTCGCGTCCTTGGCCGCGTTCGGCGACGCCGAGCCTGGGTCGACGTATCCCCACATCGTGCCCGCCACCGAAGGCTTCCGGGCGCGTGGACTCGCGCACCCGCTGATCCCGACACACGCGCGCGTGCCCAACGACGTGACGCTGGGAGGCCCTGGGCACGCGGTCATCATCACAGGGTCGAACATGGCGGGAAAGAGCACGCTGCTGCGCGCCGTCGGGCTGAACACGGCGCTCGCGCTCGCGGGGGGGCCCGTGCTGGCCGACGAGCTGCGACTGCCCGAGGTGCGACTACGGGCCAGCATGCGCGTGGACGACTCGCTGCAGCGCGGGGCCAGCTACTTCCACGCAGAGCTCGCGAAGCTGCGGTCCGTCGTCGACCGGGCGGACGCCCAGCCGCCGCTGCTGTTCCTCCTGGACGAGCTGCTGCGGGGGACCAACGCGCGGGCGCGGCACCTGGGTGCGCGGGCGGTGTTGACGCACCTGCTGGACCGAGGCGCGATGGGCCTCGCGGCGACACACGACATCGCGCTGTCCGAGTTGGAGCGGGAACGCCCGGGCAAGGTCACGAACGTGCACTTCACCGACGTGATGCGCGACGACGAGATGATCTTCGACTACCTCTTGCGCGAGGGGGTCGTGACCAGCAGCAACGCGCTCCGGTTGCTGGGCATGGCAGGGATCGCGGTGCCCGACGACGATCGGGTGGACGCGCTGTGAACCGGTCGATGGGAGGGCGCCCCCGCGGCGGGACGACGGGCCGCCTGGGGCCGGAGAGGTCTGCTCGGCGCCTGGCGGCCTGCGCCCTGGTGGGACCCACACGCGTGAGGCGCGTGTCTTCTTGCCCGTTCCTCCGCATTCACTGGTAGATTGACGCCCCCTCATGCGGACGCGCGACTACCTCGAAGGCCTGACGCAGCTCCATCGCCTTTCGGATCCCGAGGAGCGGCGTGGCGTCTGGCGTCAGAGCCTCGCCACGCTGGGCGCGACCATCGTCAACCTGCAGCACCCGGCTCCGCTGGAGGGGCTCGACCCAGACGACCTGCTGCGCAGCGTGGAGCAGGCCAGCGCCGACCGACTGCTCGAGGATCTCGACTGGCTGCCTGGCCCGTTCGCCGCCGCTTCCCTCTACGAGTTTGCCGCCGCCCTACCCCCAGGGAGCGCCAAGCGCGACCTCGGGCGGCTGGTCTTCCGTCGGCTGCACTCCGGCAACGCGGCCACCTTCGTGGCGCTCGCGACGCGCCTGGCCCTGGGACGCGCCCGCGTCTTGAGCGGCCCTGGCGTGCGGGCCCGCGTGGCCCTCGCGCTAGACCTGCCGATCGGCACGGGCGCGCGCGCCGACAGTCTGGCCTACGCGCTCATCTCCAGCACCGAGCTGCGTGACGAGTGGCTCCTGCGCCCCGCGATGGGGTCGCTTCCGTCGCGACGCCTGGCCGCCCGCCTGATCGAGCGCGCGGCGCGCGAGGCGGCTCAGCGGGCCGCCGACGGCGACCCGTCGGGTGTGCTGGTGTTCCGCACCCCCGAGGTGAGCCGGGCTTGGCAGCGCCTGCTGGACGACCGCGAGTCGCTCGTGTGGCGGCACGTAGCATCGGCTCGGGGGTTGCTCTCGGGTGCGCTCCCGGAATTCGAGGAGCAGATCCACCAGCACCTCGCGCCGAACCTGAGCGTGACCGAGTGGCGTCGCGCGGCCGTGTCGCTCGCCGCGAGCATCACCGTGCAGCCAGAGTCGGCCCTGTCGGCGTGCCACCGTCTGCTGGCCAGCGACCTCGTGGAAAAGGACAAGGGCTTGCCCTCCGCGTTGATGCTCGGGCTCCCACGCGCGGCCGAGCGCGAGCCCGAAGCCGTGGAGGAGCTCCTCGAGCTGCTGGTCCGTGAAGGCTCGCTCTCCGTCGCAGAGGTGCTGTTGGACCTCCGGCGCGAGCGGCTCGGTGAGGACTTCGCCGCCTGGGCAGCTCAGCGCGCGCGCGTGCAGCTGCGTGAGGCGCTGGCCGCCGACGACCGCATCGACGAGGGCAAGGCCGCGTTGATGATCGCGGTCGCGAACGAGCTCGGAGAGCGACAGGCGGACGCAGCGGGATCGCTCCCGCAGATGGTCGCCGACGCGCTCAGCGCGTTCGCGGAAGAGAGCCCCGTGGTGGCGGCGCGGATGGCGCAGGACATCCTGACGGCCACGGAGGAGCGCATCAGCAAGCTCGAGGACTGCGACCTCGGTGAGCGCATCGGCAGGCAGACCGCGTTCTTGGCGCTGCGCGAGCTGGATGCTGCGCTGCTGAGCACGGACGGGCTCGTGAACTTGCTCGTGCTGCAGCGCCGCTCCGAGGCCGAGGAAGAGGCCGACACCCGCCGCACGCTCGGCGACATCTTCCAGCGGCTCACCAACTGGCTCGTCATCCACGAAGGTGAGCCCATGGCCGCGGGAGACGACAGCACGCAGTTCACGCTGCGCATCCGGCGCCTGCAGTCTTTCCTTCACCTGGTCGACGCAGACGGTCAGCAGGTCGAGCCACGTGAGCATCTCCTGCGCGCCAGGCGCGTGCTCACGACACGCGTGCTGCTCACGCGCCTCCAACAAGACCACGGCAGGGGGCTGCGCCGCGCGCTGTGCGCTGCGTCTGCGCGCGCGATGGATGCCCTCGTCCGCGAGGAGGTCGCCGAGATCTCGGACGTCGTCCTCTTCGCCGGGGACTTCGGCGCGAACACCGATGACATCCGCTCGATCTCCGAGGCCTCCATGATGCCGGAGGTGGAACGCGCCCTCGACGCGTACGAGGTGCTCGAGCGCGCGACGGAGAGCCTCGACCGCGTCGATCGTGTACTGCTCGCCGTGGACGCGATGAGCAAGCTCGCGACCGACCTTCCCGTCGCCTGCTCCCCACGGGTCGAGGCGCTGCGAGGGGCGCTCAGCCGCCTGGCGCGCGGACTGGGAGGGGCGCTGCGTTGCGACTCGCTGAGCGAGCTGGCAGAGCGCTCCACCGACACGCCGCTTGGGGACCTCGAGGACTATGTCGTCGACCTGGCGCAGCTGGTCGCGGGCGCGCGGCGGCGCCTCTCCATGCTGGACGTGGAGGAGCCCTACTCGGTGGCCACGCTACGCCTCATGGACGTGCGGGTGCAGCGCGTCATCCGCTCCGGGCCCGAACCTCTCGACGAGGAGGCCGAGGCGTTCGTCGAGGCCGCCCAGCACGACTTTCCGCACGCCATCGCGCGCGTGCTGGGTGCGGCGGTCCGCTACATCGCGCGGCTCCCCGACGACGCTCCGCGCTCGTCTCGGCCGAGCCTGCTCACGGTGTCCAAGAAGGTGGTGAAGATGCCCGCCTGGATGCCGCCGAGCCGCACGCTCGGGGGATTCTACGTCACGGACACGATCGGCAACGGCGCTGGCGGCTCGGTGTTCGCGGCCAAGCGGTCGGGTGAGCGCCACACCGCGCAGGCGGAGCTCTTCGCGCTGAAGGTGCCCGACTACTCGGGCGCCGCCGCGCGCACGCTCTCGGAAGCCGAGTTCTTGCGGCTCTTTCGCGAAGAGGCCGGCGCTCTCTTGGCGCTGCCCGACCACGCCAACATCGCGCGCTTCGTGACCTTCGACGCGGGCGCGCGGCCGAAGCCGATCCTCGTCATGGAGCTGGTGGAGGGGCCGAACATCGAGCGCTTGCTCGAGACCAACGACCTCAGCATGGCGCGCTCGTTGAGCCTGCTCGAGGGCGTCGCGGCCGGGCTCGAGGCCATGCACGCGATCGGCGTGGGGCACCTCGACGTGAAGCCCTCCAACATCATCGTGCGGCAGGGCGCGCTGGGGGAGGAGTCCCCGGTGCTGGTGGACTTCGGTCTCGCGGGGCGTCACATGCGGCCCGGGTGTGGCACGGCCGAGTACGGCGCTCCAGAGGTGTGGGGTGCGCTGCCGTCGGACGCTGCCCCGCCCGTGGACGTCTACGCGTTCTGTTGCATGGCGTTCGAGTTGATCACGAACCTGTGCCTCTTCAGCGCCGACACCGAGATCGGCATGATCGGCGCGCACGTCGAGCACGACGGCGTGCCCGAGGGCATCCAGCAGCTCACCCGCTTCGACGAGACCAAGCGCTTCGCGCGCCTGCTCCAGGCGGGCCTTCGTCGGCAGCCGTCTCAGCGCGCGAGCATGGCTCAGATTCGCGCGGGGCTCGCCGAGGTCCGTGACGAGCTGGGCGGGCTGCCCTGGCCGCTGGTGCTGGCGGGCTGAGCATGCTGGAGCAGGTCGTCAGCCGCGGGCACGAGTACACCATCCACCCCTGGCCTCTGTGGCTCTCGGCAGGAGCGATTGCGCTTGGGGCGCTCTCTTTGGTGGGCTACTCCCTACCTCAGGCCGGAGGACGCCGCGCACCCCAGATGGGCTGCGCCCCTCTGTTCCTCGTGATCTTGGTCGGCGCGCTGTTCGTGGGCATGCCGGTGCTGGCGTGGTGGTCGGTGGGCGGCCCCTATGGGGGCTCGAGCGAGATCCACAGCTATCGGGTGTTTCGTCCGTTCCTGGAGCGCGCCACATGGTCGTCCGTGCTCGGTGCGTCGCTCTTTCTGTTTGGGCTCGTCGTGCAGCGCTCTCGGAAGGTGCAAGGGCGGCCTGCTGCGCTGGCGTTTGGGCTGGGTGCGGCCGGGCTGCTCTGTGGCGCCGCAGTGATGGCGCATGCCACGTGGTTCGTGGTGCTGGACTGCCTGCCGCGCTTCGAGCGCGAGGGACACCAGTACCTGCACGTGGGGCGTCCCCGAGAGGTGCGTACGCTCGTGTCTTGCGGTGCCGGCTTCCCCGTGCCCGACGTGCAGACGGTGACCGCCACGCAGGCAGGGCCCTTGTCGTACAGCCTCGAGATCGCCTCCTCGACCATCCGTGTGCGTCACAGCATGTCGCTCACGGCGGGCGAGGAGCTAGGCTCCCCGCGCTTCAACGTGCGGGAGGGCAACCGGTGGCGCTACGAGCGCGTCTCCACGAGCCGCTCAGCGGCCGCCTTCGGGGCTTCCACGTCGTCGGAGGACCGCGAGGAGGTGCTGGTGAGCATCGGTGAGGCGCACGTGGAGCACGGCCTGCGTCTGTTCCCGCTGACCATCGAGTACCCCGACGAGCGTCCCGTGCGTGAGGAGCTGCTGGCCTGGAATGGTGCCCTCTACACATGGCGCGACAGCATGGGGGGACAGATGACGGAGTTTCTTCCTGCGGAGCCCGTCGAGGAGCCGTACGGCGGCTTCTTCTTGCCGGGTCGGTGCTCGGGGCTCCCGGAGGCGGGTCCTGCAGCCCCGCTCGAGTGCCGAGAGCGCGCCAACCCGATTGCCGCGACGGGCGCCGCCGTGCTGCGCGTCTTGACGGTCGGGGCGGCCACGTATCTGCCGCCGCGGCCCGTGCACTTCCTGCGGGAAGCCCGCTTTGGACCCGAAGGCGGGCCCGAGGTCTCCGCGGGCCCACTGCTGTCGCCGACCCAGTCGCCCGATGAAGAGGAAGACGAGAGCGAGGCGCGACGCCCTGCGCCGGCGCGTACGGGCGAAGCAGAACGGGTCCCCGACCGCGAGCCCTGAGGCGTGTCCATCGCTCCGGCGCGTGACGCCAGGCGTGGTGCGCTGCCGGGGCCTTCAGCGCGCGTTGTCCACGGCCTCTTCGAGATCTGGATAGTCCCCGCCGTCCACGAGGGCACCGTTCACGGTGAACGACGGAGTGCCCTGTACCCCCAGCTGCTGAGCCTCGGAGCGGTCACGCTCGACCCGCGCGACATGACGGCGGTCGTCGAGTGCCCGTTCGAGAGTGTAGCGATCGACCCCGCAGCGCCCGGCCAACCCGAGCAGTCGCTCGCGCGAGAGCTCGTCTTGGTGGTCGAACACCGCATCGTGGTAGCACCAGAAGGTCTCGTTGCCGCCTTGTGCGTACGCCTCCACGGCGGCCTGCGCCGCGATGTGGGCGGAGGGGTGCATGGACAGCGGGAAGTGACGATACTCGAAACGCACGCTGGCAAAGTCGGCGAGCAGGCGCGTGGCGTGGTCGCGAGCGCGGCTGCAGTATGGGCACTCGAAGTCCGAGAAGACCTGGACCACCACCCGACCTTCAGGGTTGCCGCGGAAGGGTATGTCGCCCGGGTCGAAGCGCTGCGGGGCCTCCGCGCTCGCTTCGTCCCGACCCGCAGGCGGACCGGCGGAGTCCGTCGTCCCGCGGGAAGCCTCCGCGGACGACTCGTCCCCCGACGACGTCGGGCCACCCCGGGCGTCAGGCTCCGGCCCTGCCGCTCCACCTGAGTGGCACCCAGACGTGACGGGCGTCGCCGCGAGCAGGGCGAGCCCCAACAGGCCGTAGACCGCGGCGTAGCGCGGTCGAGAGAAGAGCCCGCCGGCGGCCACGCCGAGCCCACGCGCGTGAGACGTGCGAGCGTTGTGTGGAGCGCGACCGGCCATGTGCGGCCTCACGCCGGCGGAAGCAGCGCGTCGATGTCCTGCTCGATGCGGGCTTCCTTGCAGCGCTTCGCCAGCGCCAGCTCCGTGACCAGCAAGCCGCGGGCCTGCTCCAGCAGGCGGCGCTCGCCGAAGCTGAGCTCCTTGTCCGTGCGCAGCCGGGACAGGTCGCGCAAGACCTTGGCCACCTCGAGCGGAGACCCGCTGTTGAGCATCTCCATGTACTCGCGGTAGCGGCGGTTCCACGGCTGCGACTTCACGGCCACCGTGGTGGACTCCAGCTCGGCGAGGACGTCCTTGGCGTCCTTCTTGGACATGATGCCGCGCAGCCCCACCACCTTCGCGCGGTCGGTCGGGACCATGACGGTCATGCCCGACTCGACGATCTTCAGGATGTAGAACTGGCTACGCGTGCCCCCCACATCACGCTCTTCGATGCGGGTGATCTCTCCGACGCCGTGCGCTGGGTGCACGGCCTTGTCGCCGATGTTGAAGCTCATGAGTGTCTCGTTTCCCCCTGAACACAGAGAGGGGCTGGCGGTGACCAGCCCAGGTTGCCCCCGTGTCATTCGTGCGTGGGTTACCCGATTCTACCTCGGGAGACCGTGTGCGTCAAGCGGTCACATTGTGTTTGTCGCGTAATTTCAAACATTTAGACTGGGAAGACGCCGCCCCGAGGAGCTCCGCCAGCCCGTCCACGAACAGCACGCGCAGCCCCGCTTGCAGCGTGCTGACCCGGACTGGAACACGTAGACCCACGAAATGTTCCCCGACCTGGACGGCCACGGCGGGAGGCTCGCGGCCAATCAGGGTATGGCCGAGGTCGGAGCGGAGCAGGTGCCCCACCAACGTGCGGAGGTTGTCCTCGATCGTGGAAGGGAAGGCGCCCGTGAGCACCACCTGGAGCTCCGCGGTGTCCGCGCCAACCATGCGAAGCCCGATGCCCGCAGCGCGCTGCTGCGAGAACACCAAGTACAGAGGGCTGTCTGGAGGAGGCGCGACGGGGCGAAGATGGAAGTACCGAACGGGGGCCGGGTCGAGCAGCTCCTCCAACCGCGTGCGGTCGGTGTTTGCCGCGGAGTCGGGGGGGGCATCCGAGGCGATGTGCGCCATGGCCGGACCCGCGTCACCGGAGTACGCGAAGGTCGCAGCATCCAGCTCCAACGCCTCGCGTCGTACCGTACCCAGGAATCCCACGCGACGCGCGGGCTCCTCGCGCGTGACTTCGACCGTGTTCATGCGCATGCCGAGAGCGCGCACCACGTCGCGCCCCCTGAAGTCTCCGCGGACCAGCGCGACGAAGCCATCCTGGCCCCATCGCGTGAGCGTGGCTTCACGCACCTCGGTGGCGCGCACGACGAACAGGCGCTCGAACCCCCGGCGCTGTGCCTCTGGGAACGCAACCTCCATGAGACCAGCCCAGGCGGGATCCCCGAGCAGCACCTGTGGTGCCAGCGCGAGGACCCAGGTTGCCCGAGGCGGCGTATAGGTTGTGAGTGGTCGAGGTGCCGCGACCTGCGGCGCCGTGCGCTCGCCACCACCGTGGCAGCCCGCCACCGCGAGCGCCAAGACGAGCCACCTCGACGCCGTGAGCACGTGGCGTGGCTTGACCGCGCTCGATGGCCCACACGCCGCGCCCACACATGCCGAGAGCACGCGGGGTCAGTTGGCGCGTGCGCGCCGGCCCTTGCCGTTGATCTTGCCGTCGTCATCCGACGACTCGGCACCGGCACCGGCGTCGCCCCTCGGCTTTCCGCCCCCGCGGGCGAGGTCGTGCTTGGCCAGCAGCTTGTCCTCGATCTCGGACATCATCTCGGGGTGCTCTTCGAGGAAGACGCGAGCGTTGTCCCGGCCCTGTCCGACCCGCTCGCCGTTGTAGCTGTACCAGGCCCCCGACTTGTCCACGATGTTCGCCGCGACCCCGAGGTCGAGGATGTCTCCGCTGCGGCTGATGCCGCGACCGAACAGGATGTCGAACTCGCACGTGCGGAACGGCGGGGCGACCTTGTTCTTGACGATCTTGACGCGGCAGCGGTTGCCGATGGCGTCCTCGCCGACCTTGAGCGTGGCGATGCGGCGGATGTCGAGCCGCTGCGACGCGTAGAACTTGAGCGCGTTACCGCCCGAGGTGGTCTCGGGGCTGCCGAACATGACGCCGATCTTCATGCGGATCTGGTTGATGAAGAACAGGGTGCAGTTGCTCTTCTGCACCGTACCGGTGAGCTTGCGCAGCGCCTGGCTCATGAGGCGCGCCTGCAGACCCACGTGGCTGTCGCCCATCTCGCCCTCGATCTCGGCCTTGGGCACGAGCGCGGCGACCGAGTCGATGACGATGATGTCGACCGCGCCGGAGCGCACCAGGGTGTCGGCGATCTCGAGCGCCTGCTCGCCGTG contains:
- a CDS encoding carotenoid oxygenase family protein; the encoded protein is MHDTNPYLSGSFAPIDDERRVEHEALEIIGELPRDLCGSYLRNGPNPRFTPRGLHHWFDGDGMVHALRFEDGRATYENRYVRTTWFEREGTAGECLFTGLMEPVQHNPRGAPYKDTSNTDILAFRGKAQTSWYMGGAAYELDPVSLRTEGPMRYGAERPVKLSAHPKVDPRTGELHFFDYGPVAPYMRYGVVSAAGELTHLSDIALDGPRFPHDMALSEKHVVVMDPPLRVSERAKRAGRWGLELPADTPMRFGVLPHHGRGEDIHWFEAEPCYVYHTINAWEEGDTLVLVGCRVRNPLPPIDPANGIYAVMMANLTMNAELYEWRFDLRTGAVRERTLDDRNTEFPSMNVEQLGRPTRYSYNMRIAPTPTLRFDGVVKYDTTTGETSEHMFGPGRYGSEAPFAPADPSRAQLAAHEDDGYLTSFVHDEGTGRSEVVVLRAQDLAAGPVARVLLPRRVPLGFHACWVPTDRR
- a CDS encoding helix-turn-helix transcriptional regulator — its product is MPTRDRIAHSSVPSTLEAIGDGWTLSLLSALLSGPRRFEELAAGLGIPRSTLSTRLRHLVSHGLVEARAYRERPTRHAYALSAAGASLLPVLALADAFDVTHAGADPSLWHGDAAGHAVRAVAVCATCGEVVHARDVTASYPDDLADESATDADGAPTRGRATRARSTRKPLWRAREVLEDAWAAKVVAALFMGEQRFTGLVEATQAAPNIVSERLQRLTDAQLVRGGPAYQLSPRGLALYPLVVALIAYGDARRGHPSLALTHRCGAALRLRLRCASCGEGVLSSSVSFAMQVPPCTTPTRT
- a CDS encoding protein kinase, whose product is MRTRDYLEGLTQLHRLSDPEERRGVWRQSLATLGATIVNLQHPAPLEGLDPDDLLRSVEQASADRLLEDLDWLPGPFAAASLYEFAAALPPGSAKRDLGRLVFRRLHSGNAATFVALATRLALGRARVLSGPGVRARVALALDLPIGTGARADSLAYALISSTELRDEWLLRPAMGSLPSRRLAARLIERAAREAAQRAADGDPSGVLVFRTPEVSRAWQRLLDDRESLVWRHVASARGLLSGALPEFEEQIHQHLAPNLSVTEWRRAAVSLAASITVQPESALSACHRLLASDLVEKDKGLPSALMLGLPRAAEREPEAVEELLELLVREGSLSVAEVLLDLRRERLGEDFAAWAAQRARVQLREALAADDRIDEGKAALMIAVANELGERQADAAGSLPQMVADALSAFAEESPVVAARMAQDILTATEERISKLEDCDLGERIGRQTAFLALRELDAALLSTDGLVNLLVLQRRSEAEEEADTRRTLGDIFQRLTNWLVIHEGEPMAAGDDSTQFTLRIRRLQSFLHLVDADGQQVEPREHLLRARRVLTTRVLLTRLQQDHGRGLRRALCAASARAMDALVREEVAEISDVVLFAGDFGANTDDIRSISEASMMPEVERALDAYEVLERATESLDRVDRVLLAVDAMSKLATDLPVACSPRVEALRGALSRLARGLGGALRCDSLSELAERSTDTPLGDLEDYVVDLAQLVAGARRRLSMLDVEEPYSVATLRLMDVRVQRVIRSGPEPLDEEAEAFVEAAQHDFPHAIARVLGAAVRYIARLPDDAPRSSRPSLLTVSKKVVKMPAWMPPSRTLGGFYVTDTIGNGAGGSVFAAKRSGERHTAQAELFALKVPDYSGAAARTLSEAEFLRLFREEAGALLALPDHANIARFVTFDAGARPKPILVMELVEGPNIERLLETNDLSMARSLSLLEGVAAGLEAMHAIGVGHLDVKPSNIIVRQGALGEESPVLVDFGLAGRHMRPGCGTAEYGAPEVWGALPSDAAPPVDVYAFCCMAFELITNLCLFSADTEIGMIGAHVEHDGVPEGIQQLTRFDETKRFARLLQAGLRRQPSQRASMAQIRAGLAEVRDELGGLPWPLVLAG
- a CDS encoding DNA mismatch repair protein MutS, yielding MTSTSPPLAPGSLPPPDTAHESAALATGDAVTPDTPALARTLHREREFRDKAAALGKLSERLSLLRLVNFVTAVVGVASAFNGGGSTGVSLALIGTVGFMLLVIAHARLLTRQRAAELRGDLHRDHILRMTGRAAELPAPHGGLLPGGHPYAVDVDLVGPASLLQRLDCARTLRGTKTLAKWLAEPASASEVQARQGAVRELAGLHDFRQELEAAGRIAAGDDRLDAGPFLTFTKRTPGVLGTPLMAVALLSPLALLGVYVATEFGLLPDGVFWGAVALQSTLALGLAGRSHAAFELIAARRGYIEAFSAALVCVEEARFTDLRLLQLHADVHAGDAPPSAYMRRLDRWAGLAEFRHQFPVHFFVNLLTLWDLNVLLQLERWNRSVGAELERVFAALGELEALASLAAFGDAEPGSTYPHIVPATEGFRARGLAHPLIPTHARVPNDVTLGGPGHAVIITGSNMAGKSTLLRAVGLNTALALAGGPVLADELRLPEVRLRASMRVDDSLQRGASYFHAELAKLRSVVDRADAQPPLLFLLDELLRGTNARARHLGARAVLTHLLDRGAMGLAATHDIALSELERERPGKVTNVHFTDVMRDDEMIFDYLLREGVVTSSNALRLLGMAGIAVPDDDRVDAL